The Pseudomonas multiresinivorans DNA window GGGTCCAGGCGGGGCGCGACATAGGGGGTTCCAGAAGGGTGCGCAAACATAGCCGAAAGGCCGGGCGCGGGGAAGCCTCGATTCAGTGGTTTATTACTGCAACCGCCTATCACAGCAAGGGTTTGAGTGTCGGCCACACGTTGTCGAGCAGTTTAGGCTGTGCCGCCACCGCCGGATGAATGCCATCGGCCTGCATCATGTCCTGCACACCTCCAACTCCCTCGAGGAAGAACGGTACCAGCGGAACCTTCTGCTCGCGCGCCACGCTGTCGAAGACCTTGGCGAATGCATCGGTATAGCGCTGCCCGTAGTTCGGCGGCAGGCGCATCCCCAGCAGGACGACCTTCGCGCCCGCCTGGCGCGACTGATCCACCATGGAGGCAAGATTCTGTTGCAATTGCGCCGGCGCCATCCCGCGCAGGCCATCGTTGCCACCCAATTCGATCACCACCAGCTTCGGCTTCTGCTCCGAAAGCAGCGCCGGCAGGCGCGCTAGGCCGCCTGCCGTGGTGTCGCCGGAGATCGACGCATTCACCACCTGGTAGTCGAAACCCTGCTCCTTCAGGCGCTTGTCCAGCAGGCTGACCCAGCCCAGGCTGGTATCCAGCCCCAAACCGGCGCTGATACTATCGCCGACGACCAACAGCGTCTGCGCCGCGGCCTGCTGCGTGATCAGAAGCAACGCCAGGCAGCCGCCCATTAGCCATGCACGCATCGGATTCTCCATGAGCGAAAGCATTCTCACCGCGCGGAACCTTAGCAAGGTTGTTTCCAGCGCGGAAGGCAAGCTGACCATCCTCCACGACCTCTCCCTCGACCTCTCCCGCGGCGACAGCCTCGCCATCGTCGGCAGTTCCGGCTCGGGCAAGTCCACCCTCCTCGGCCTACTGGCTGGGCTCGACCTGCCCAGCGGCGGCGAGATCGTCCTGCTCGGCCACACCCTCGGCAGCCTCGATGAGGACCAGCGCGCCCGCGTGCGTGCCGCTCATGTCGGCTTCGTCTTCCAGTCGTTCCAGCTGCTCGACAGCCTCAATGCGCTGGAGAACGTCATGCTGCCGCTGGAGCTCGATGGCCGGAAGGACGCCGGGCAGCGCGCCCGTGAACTGCTGGAGCGAGTCGGCCTCGGCCAGCGCCTCACCCACTACCCGCGCCAGCTCTCCGGCGGCGAGCAGCAGCGCGTCGCCATCGCCCGTGCCTTCGCCGCCGAGCCGGACGTGCTGTTTGCCGACGAGCCCACCGGCAACCTCGACACCCATACCGGCGAGCGCATCAGCGACCTGCTCTTCGAGCTGAACCGCGAGCGCGGCACCACCCTCGTCCTGGTAACCCACGACGAACGCCTCGCCCACCGCTGCCAGCGTCACATCCGCCTGGAAAGCGGCCACCTGATCGACCACGTCGAACCCTGACGGACGAGAGCCGATGAAGCCACTGTCGCTGCCCAACCTGTTCCGCCTGTCCCTGCGCCAGCTATGGCGCGAAGGGCGCAGCGGCGAACTGCGCGTGCTGTTCTTCGCCCTGCTGGTGGCGGTGGCGGCCAGCTCCGCCATCGGCTATTTCAGCGCACGCCTGAACGGCGCGATGCTGGTGCGCGCCGCCGAATTCCTCGGCGCCGACCTGGTACTTACCGGCACCCAGCCCGCGAGCCAGGAGCAGATCGACAGCGGCCTCAAGCTCGGCCTGCAACACGCGCAGAGCGTCGAGTTCTCCAGCGTGGTAGCCACCGACAACGGCATCCAGCTGAGCAGCGTGAAGGCCGTCGGCGACAGCTACCCCTTGCGCGGCCAACTGAAAAGCGCACCCGCGCCATTGCAGCCGGAAGTCGAAGGCGGACGCCCGGCAGCGGGTGATATCTGGGTCGAGTCGCGCCTGCTGGCGAGCCTCGACCTGAAGATCGGCGACAGCGTCGACATCGGCCGCAAATCCCTGCGTATCGCCCGCGTACTGACCTATGAACC harbors:
- a CDS encoding arylesterase, which encodes MRAWLMGGCLALLLITQQAAAQTLLVVGDSISAGLGLDTSLGWVSLLDKRLKEQGFDYQVVNASISGDTTAGGLARLPALLSEQKPKLVVIELGGNDGLRGMAPAQLQQNLASMVDQSRQAGAKVVLLGMRLPPNYGQRYTDAFAKVFDSVAREQKVPLVPFFLEGVGGVQDMMQADGIHPAVAAQPKLLDNVWPTLKPLL
- a CDS encoding ABC transporter ATP-binding protein — translated: MSESILTARNLSKVVSSAEGKLTILHDLSLDLSRGDSLAIVGSSGSGKSTLLGLLAGLDLPSGGEIVLLGHTLGSLDEDQRARVRAAHVGFVFQSFQLLDSLNALENVMLPLELDGRKDAGQRARELLERVGLGQRLTHYPRQLSGGEQQRVAIARAFAAEPDVLFADEPTGNLDTHTGERISDLLFELNRERGTTLVLVTHDERLAHRCQRHIRLESGHLIDHVEP